In a genomic window of Onychostoma macrolepis isolate SWU-2019 chromosome 08, ASM1243209v1, whole genome shotgun sequence:
- the slc6a17 gene encoding sodium-dependent neutral amino acid transporter SLC6A17, whose product MPKSSKVTQREHSNEHVTESVADLLALEAPMDYKSSQMSMNMTGGGPPPIGKPDISPDLEDGRPAWNSKLQYILAQVGFSVGLGNVWRFPYLCQKNGGGAYLVPYFILLILIGIPLFFLELAVGQRIRRGSIGVWNYVCPRLGGIGVSSLMVCGFVGLYYNVIIGWSIFYFFQSFQYPLPWSECPIRRNGSQAIVEPECEKSSATTYFWYRETLNITSTIADSGGLNWRMTLSLLGAWIIVCLAVIKGIQSSGKVMYFSSLFPYGVLFCFLVRGLFLKGAVDGIAHMFTPKLEIMLEPQVWREAATQVFFALGLGFGGVIAFSSYNKRDNNCHFDAVLVSVINFLTSILATLVVFAVLGFKANVMNEKCVVENAEKILGYLNSNVLSQDLIPPHVNFSHLTASDYAEMYGVIKIVKDDSFEQLGLEPCLLEDELNKSVQGTGLAFIAFTEAMTHFPASPFWSVMFFFMLINLGLGSMIGTMTGITTPILDTFKIRKEFLTVGCCIVAFLCGLLFVQRSGNYFVTMFDDYSAGLPLTIVVILENVSVAWIYGTKRFMQDLEDMLGFRPYPVYFYLWKYVSPVCLIILISATVVEMAISPPGYNAWVQDLATERFQSYPPWALAMCFALIVAAMLPLPLVFIARHFNWIPDGSNKLSVSYRKSLAKEASTLEDETRFILGKNPSEAPSPMPSHRAYLGPGSTSPVELITNSTSISGYGSGYQTNPAPPKSES is encoded by the exons ATGCCCAAAAGCAGTAAAGTGACTCAGCGCGAGCACAGTAATGAGCATGTCACAGAGTCTGTGGCCGACCTCCTGGCGCTGGAGGCTCCCATGGACTACAAAAGTAGTCAGATGAGCATGAACATGACAGGAGGGGGTCCTCCACCCATAGGCAAGCCAGATATCTCCCCTGACTTAGAAGACGGACGCCCTGCCTGGAACAGTAAGCTACAGTACATCCTAGCCCAGGTGGGCTTCTCAGTGGGCCTGGGTAACGTGTGGCGTTTCCCTTATCTTTGCCAGAAGAATGGAGGAG GTGCCTACCTTGTTCCATACTTCATCCTTCTTATCCTTATTGGCATCCCACTCTTCTTCTTGGAGCTGGCGGTTGGACAGAGGATCCGTCGAGGGAGCATAGGAGTGTGGAATTATGTTTGTCCAAGACTCGGTGGCATTGGAGTGTCCAGCCTAATG GTGTGTGGTTTTGTGGGTCTGTACTATAATGTGATTATCGGCTGGAGCATCTTCTACTTTTTTCAGTCGTTTCAGTATCCTCTGCCCTGGAGCGAATGTCCCATCAGGAGGAATGGTAGCCAAGCCA TTGTGGAGCCTGAGTGTGAGAAGAGCTCAGCAACCACGTACTTCTGGTACCGCGAGACCCTGAACATCACCAGCACAATCGCAGACAGCGGGGGTCTGAACTGGAGGATGACTCTGTCGCTGCTGGGTGCCTGGATAATTGTCTGCCTGGCTGTAATAAAGGGCATTCAGTCTTCTGGGAAG GTGATGTACTTCAGCTCTCTATTTCCATATGGAGTGCTCTTTTGCTTCCTGGTGAGAGGGCTGTTCCTTAAAGGAGCAGTTGACGGCATTGCTCACATGTTCACACCAAAG ctGGAGATCATGTTGGAGCCGCAGGTGTGGCGTGAAGCTGCCACTCAAGTGTTCTTTGCTCTTGGTCTGGGTTTCGGTGGAGTCATCGCTTTTTCCAGCTACAATAAAAGAGACAACAACTGCCATTTTGATGCCGTGCTTGTCTCCGTTATCAACTTCTTGACCTCTATACTGGCCACACTCGTGGTGTTTGCAGTGCTGGGTTTCAAAGCCAACGTCATGAACGAGAAATGTGTGGTGGA GAATGCTGAGAAGATTCTGGGCTACTTGAACTCAAATGTGCTGAGTCAGGATCTCATCCCGCCTCACGTGAACTTCTCCCACCTCACCGCCTCTGACTATGCTGAGATGTACGGAGTAATAAAGATTGTGAAAGATGACAGTTTTGAACAGCTGGGGCTGGAGCCGTGTCTGCTGGAGGATGAGCTCAATAAG TCTGTTCAAGGCACCGGTCTGGCTTTTATTGCCTTCACCGAGGCCATGACCCATTTCCCTGCTTCTCCCTTCTggtctgtcatgtttttcttcaTGTTGATAAACCTGGGCCTGGGCAGCATGATTGGCACCATGACTGGCATCACCACACCCATTCTGGATACTTTCAAAATTCGGAAAGAGTTCCTCACAG TGGGCTGCTGTATTGTGGCTTTTTTGTGCGGCTTGCTGTTTGTCCAGCGTTCAGGGAACTACTTTGTTACCATGTTTGATGACTATTCTGCTGGTCTTCCCCTCACCATTGTGGTGATCCTGGAGAATGTATCAGTAGCCTGGATCTATGGCACCAAGAG GTTCATGCAGGATCTGGAGGACATGCTGGGTTTCAGACCGTACCCTGTTTACTTCTACCTGTGGAAGTATGTGTCTCCAGTGTGTCTAATCATACTGATTTCTGCCACTGTGGTAGAGATGGCCATCAGCCCTCCGGGATACAATGCATGGGTGCAAGACCTG GCCACGGAGAGGTTTCAGAGTTATCCTCCTTGGGCACTAGCCATGTGTTTTGCTCTGATCGTTGCAGCCATGCTTCCTCTTCCATTGGTCTTTATTGCCCGTCACTTCAACTGGATCCCAGACGGCTCCAACAAGCTGTCCGTCTCCTACCGCAAGAGCCTGGCAAAGGAGGCTTCCACCCTGGAAGATGAGACAAGGTTCATCCTGGGGAAGAACCCCAGCGAAGCCCCGTCTCCCATGCCCAGCCACAGGGCCTATCTGGGCCCCGGGAGCACCTCTCCTGTGGAGCTCATCACCAACTCTACCTCCATCAGCGGCTATGGCAGCGGTTATCAGACCAACCCCGCCCCTCCCAAATCTGAGTCATGA